One segment of Strix aluco isolate bStrAlu1 chromosome 4, bStrAlu1.hap1, whole genome shotgun sequence DNA contains the following:
- the ASB5 gene encoding ankyrin repeat and SOCS box protein 5 isoform X2, translated as MATNTAVQRSQNLPKRRLESIGECPAKRKASWGILTSQGSWADRSPLHEAASQGRLLSLKTLLSQGYNVDTLTIDQVTPLHEACLGDHVGCARILLEAGANVNATTIDGVTPLFNACSRGSAACAELLLEYGAKAQWESCLPSPTHEAASRGHSECLEVLISWGIDVDQDLPHLGTPLYVACVSQQIHCIRKLLYAGANVQKGKHLETPLHAAAQHSSTEIVNLLLEFGADINAKNTDFERPVDLAAPSSLVERLLLLHEATPPSLCQLCRLCIRNYIGRARLHLVPQLQLPTILKNFLQYR; from the exons ATGGCAACAAACACTGCTGTTCAGAGGAGCCAGAATCTCCCCAAAAGACGCCTAGAAAGTATAGGGGAGTGTCCTGCAAAACGAAAAGCTAGCTGGGGTATTCTGACCAGCCAAG GTTCTTGGGCAGATCGCTCACCTCTGCATGAGGCAGCCAGTCAAGGACGTCTTCTTTCTCTAAAGACTTTATTGTCACAG GGGTACAATGTAGACACACTAACAATTGACCAAGTAACTCCACTTCATGAAGCCTGCCTGGGAGATCATGTAGGATGTGCAAGAATCCTTCTTGAAGCAGGAGCAAAT GTAAACGCTACAACAATTGATGGAGTGACACCTTTATTTAACGCATGTTCGAGAGGCAGTGCGGCATGTGCTGAGCTCCTGTTAGAGTATGGGGCCAAAGCTCAGTGGGAGTCCTGTCTTCCGTCACCAACTCATGAAGCAGCCAGCAGAG GTCACAGTGAATGTCTGGAGGTACTGATATCCTGGGGTATAGATGTTGACCAAGATCTTCCTCATTTAGGAACACCTCTGTATGTAGCATGTGTTTCACAGCAGATCCACTGTATTCGAAAGCTTCTTTATGCAG GTGCCAATGtgcagaaaggaaagcatttgGAAACTCCACTCCATGCTGCTGCCCAGCATTCTAGTACAGAGATTGTAAACTTACTTCTTGAATTTGGGGCAGACATAAATGccaaaaatacagattttgagaGGCCTGTTGATTTAGCTGCTCCAAGCAGTTTAGTGGAGAGACTGCTGCTCCTCCATGAAG CCACACCACCTTCTCTTTGTCAGCTCTGCCGACTATGTATCCGAAATTACATAGGAAGAGCTAGACTGCATCTTGTCCCACAACTCCAGCTGCCAACAATACTGAAGAATTTCTTACAGTATAGATAA
- the ASB5 gene encoding ankyrin repeat and SOCS box protein 5 isoform X3 produces the protein MSRIYNCNWLEVPWGDGDLGSWADRSPLHEAASQGRLLSLKTLLSQGYNVDTLTIDQVTPLHEACLGDHVGCARILLEAGANVNATTIDGVTPLFNACSRGSAACAELLLEYGAKAQWESCLPSPTHEAASRGHSECLEVLISWGIDVDQDLPHLGTPLYVACVSQQIHCIRKLLYAGANVQKGKHLETPLHAAAQHSSTEIVNLLLEFGADINAKNTDFERPVDLAAPSSLVERLLLLHEATPPSLCQLCRLCIRNYIGRARLHLVPQLQLPTILKNFLQYR, from the exons ATGAGTAGGATTTATAATTGCAATTGGTTGGAAGTGCCATGGGGTGATGGAGATTTAG GTTCTTGGGCAGATCGCTCACCTCTGCATGAGGCAGCCAGTCAAGGACGTCTTCTTTCTCTAAAGACTTTATTGTCACAG GGGTACAATGTAGACACACTAACAATTGACCAAGTAACTCCACTTCATGAAGCCTGCCTGGGAGATCATGTAGGATGTGCAAGAATCCTTCTTGAAGCAGGAGCAAAT GTAAACGCTACAACAATTGATGGAGTGACACCTTTATTTAACGCATGTTCGAGAGGCAGTGCGGCATGTGCTGAGCTCCTGTTAGAGTATGGGGCCAAAGCTCAGTGGGAGTCCTGTCTTCCGTCACCAACTCATGAAGCAGCCAGCAGAG GTCACAGTGAATGTCTGGAGGTACTGATATCCTGGGGTATAGATGTTGACCAAGATCTTCCTCATTTAGGAACACCTCTGTATGTAGCATGTGTTTCACAGCAGATCCACTGTATTCGAAAGCTTCTTTATGCAG GTGCCAATGtgcagaaaggaaagcatttgGAAACTCCACTCCATGCTGCTGCCCAGCATTCTAGTACAGAGATTGTAAACTTACTTCTTGAATTTGGGGCAGACATAAATGccaaaaatacagattttgagaGGCCTGTTGATTTAGCTGCTCCAAGCAGTTTAGTGGAGAGACTGCTGCTCCTCCATGAAG CCACACCACCTTCTCTTTGTCAGCTCTGCCGACTATGTATCCGAAATTACATAGGAAGAGCTAGACTGCATCTTGTCCCACAACTCCAGCTGCCAACAATACTGAAGAATTTCTTACAGTATAGATAA